The Streptomyces liliiviolaceus sequence TCGTGATCATCGGGCCCGATCCCGCCCAGCGCACGGTCCAGGTCGCCCTGCCCACCCTGAAGTCGATCACCGGCACCGACTACGGCGTCCTCACCGCGGGCACGGTCCTCACCCTCGTACCCGTGTGGGTCGTCTACACCGTGCTGCAGAAGCGCATGCAGCAGGCGCTCGTCAGCGGGGCGGTGAAGATGTGAGCACGTCCACCGAAGAGCCCGGCACGCCGGACAGGGCAGGACGGCGTCCCACCATCAAGGCCGTCGCGGCGGCAGCCGGCGTGTCCACCGCGGCTGTCTCCCAGGCCTTCAACGACAAGGGGCGGCTGTCCTCGACGACCCGCCGCCGCATCCTGGACACCGCGCTGGAGCTGGGCTGGTCGCCGAGCGCGCCCGCCGCGGCCCTGCGCAGCGCCCGCACCCGGACGCTCGCCCTGGTCGTCCGGCGCCCCACCGACGTCCTCGGCGCGGACCCCCACTTCAGCGAACTGATCACCGGTATAGAGGGCGAACTCGCCCCGCGCGGTTACGGGTTGCTGCTGCACCTGGTCGCCGGCGCGCAGGAGGAGAACGTCCTCTACGAACGGCTGGCCGCCGAGGGCCGGGTGGACGGTGCGGTGCTCACGGACGCGCGTGCCGTCGACCCCCGCCCCGCGCTGCTGGCCCGCCTCGGCCTGCCCGCGGTGCTGCTCGGCGCTCCCGACCGCGCGGCGGCGGTGCCGAGCGTCGGCCTCGGTCAGCAGGGCGCCGGCGTCGAAGAAGTCGTCGCCCATCTGCTGGAACTCGGCCACCGGCGCATCGCCTATGTGGCGGGTCCCGAGGAGTTGCAGCACACCAGACTGCGGCACGGCGCCTTCGACGCGGCCCTGCGCGCGGCGGGGGTACGGCCGGTCGCCGTGCTGCACACGGACTTCTCGGAGGTGTCGGCCGTCGCCGCGACGGTCGCGCTGCTCGACACCGCCGACCGCCCCACTGCCATCGTCTATGCCAACGACTCCATGGCTGTGTGCGGCATGGGCGCCGCGCAGCGCGCGGGGCTGCGCGTCCCTCGCGATCTCTCGGTCGTCGGCTACGACAACCTGCCGCTCGGCCGTTGGCTCCATCCGCGGCTGACCACCGTCGACCAGCAGGTGCAGCGGGTCGGCGCGGCTGCCGCGCGGGTCCTGCTCGCCCGGTGCGGCGAGGACGTCGAGGCCGAGCGGCTCGACGACCGGCCCCGCCTGGTCGTCCGGGAGTCCACCGGCCCGGCTCCCCGAAGACCCGCCTCCTGACCCGGCCCCGGTGTGCCGCACGCCCGCACCTGCCACCGCACCACCGATCGATCCGAGAAGGACCAAAGGACCATGCGACGCCACAGCGCCCACCTGACCCACGACTCCGCCGTACTGCCCTGGCTCGGCGCCAACTTCTGGTCCCGCACCGGCGGTCCGCTGATGTGGCGCGACTATGACCCCAAGACGGTCCGCGAGGAACTGGAGGTGCTGCGCGAGCACGGTCTGACCATGACGCGCTCCTTCTTCTACTGGCCCGACTTCCACCCCGAGCCGCACCGGATCGACGAGACCCTGTGCGAGCGTTTCGCGGACTTCCTCGACGCCCATACCGAGGCAGGCATGGGCACGGTGCCCACCTTCATCGTCGGTCACATGTCCGGCGAGAACTGGGACCCCGTGTGGCGGGGCGGCCGGGACCTGTACGAGGACGTGTGGATGGTCGGCCGCCAGGCGTGGTTCGCCTCGCAGATGACCCGCCGCTTCAAGGACCACCCGGCGGTCACCGGCTGGCTCATCACCAACGAGATGCCCGGCTACGGTCGCGTCTACCAGGAGAACCCGCCCTCCTCCGACGTCGTCACGGCCTGGGCGCAGGCCATGTGCAACGCCGTACGGGCGGCCGGCGGCACCCAGCCCGTCTCCCTCGGGGACGGCGCCTGGGGCATCGAGGTGACCGGCCGCGACAACGGCTTCTCGCTCCGGGACACCGCCGAGTACGTCGACTTCGTGGGCCCGCACGTCTACCGCTCGGACACCGACCGGCCCCGCCAGCACTACCGGGCCGCCTTCGAGTGCGAGCTGGCCTCGGTGACGGAACAGCCCGTCGTCCTGGAGGAGTTCGGGCTGTCCACCGACACCGTGTCCGCCGAGAACGCCGGGATCTACTACCGGCAGACCCTGCACAACTCGCTGCTCGGCGGTGCCACGGGCTGGATCGCCTGGAACAACACCGACTACGACGACCTGTGGGACCGCTCGCCGTACGACCACCACCCCTTCGAGATGCACTTCGGCATCACGGACAGCGAAGGCGCGCCGAAGGCTCCGTTGCTCGAACTCGCCGCGTTCGCGGATGTGTTGGAGGCGGTGGACTTCGCCCGCTGCCGGCGGGCCGACACCGACGCCGCCCTGGTCGTGCCCGCGTTCCTGGAGCGCGGCTACCCCTACAGCAGGCCCGCCGACCGACCGCTGATCTTCACCTCGCTGCACCAGGCGTACGTCGCCGCCCGCGCCGCCGACCTGCCGGCCGGACTGGTCCGCGAGGCCGACCACCTCCCCGGCCACGCCAAGCTCTATCTGCTCCCCGCCACCCGGCAGTTGACCGCCCGTACGCGGCGCGAACTGGCCCGGCGGGCACAGGAGGGGGCGACGGTCTACCTGTCGTTCTGCTCCGGTGAACACCCCGGCACGCGCGGCCCGTGGTTCGACGACCTCGACGGCCTCTTCGGGGTCGAGCTGCAACTGTCGTA is a genomic window containing:
- a CDS encoding LacI family DNA-binding transcriptional regulator, whose amino-acid sequence is MSTSTEEPGTPDRAGRRPTIKAVAAAAGVSTAAVSQAFNDKGRLSSTTRRRILDTALELGWSPSAPAAALRSARTRTLALVVRRPTDVLGADPHFSELITGIEGELAPRGYGLLLHLVAGAQEENVLYERLAAEGRVDGAVLTDARAVDPRPALLARLGLPAVLLGAPDRAAAVPSVGLGQQGAGVEEVVAHLLELGHRRIAYVAGPEELQHTRLRHGAFDAALRAAGVRPVAVLHTDFSEVSAVAATVALLDTADRPTAIVYANDSMAVCGMGAAQRAGLRVPRDLSVVGYDNLPLGRWLHPRLTTVDQQVQRVGAAAARVLLARCGEDVEAERLDDRPRLVVRESTGPAPRRPAS
- a CDS encoding glycoside hydrolase 5 family protein, with amino-acid sequence MRRHSAHLTHDSAVLPWLGANFWSRTGGPLMWRDYDPKTVREELEVLREHGLTMTRSFFYWPDFHPEPHRIDETLCERFADFLDAHTEAGMGTVPTFIVGHMSGENWDPVWRGGRDLYEDVWMVGRQAWFASQMTRRFKDHPAVTGWLITNEMPGYGRVYQENPPSSDVVTAWAQAMCNAVRAAGGTQPVSLGDGAWGIEVTGRDNGFSLRDTAEYVDFVGPHVYRSDTDRPRQHYRAAFECELASVTEQPVVLEEFGLSTDTVSAENAGIYYRQTLHNSLLGGATGWIAWNNTDYDDLWDRSPYDHHPFEMHFGITDSEGAPKAPLLELAAFADVLEAVDFARCRRADTDAALVVPAFLERGYPYSRPADRPLIFTSLHQAYVAARAADLPAGLVREADHLPGHAKLYLLPATRQLTARTRRELARRAQEGATVYLSFCSGEHPGTRGPWFDDLDGLFGVELQLSYGVAEPITDDVLEMTFTEDFGPLAAGETLTFPVAGNEDSRAYLPVVPRDARVVAVDGHGRPALLVRETGSGRTVLATYPLEHMAARTARINPEQTHRLYGALADLAGAARPVTVDSPYVGADLLVHEDGRRFVWLVSQSAEELTVRPDAVGTLHDLTSGEQVTDVRLAPYGVVVLELT